A single window of Paenibacillus sp. FSL H8-0537 DNA harbors:
- a CDS encoding PLP-dependent aminotransferase family protein, whose protein sequence is MGDQAAAYRFARNLPARSIGGTKVTDPQHVHLSYGFPATDLLPVEELQAAAEKALKWDRADALHYSGAKGPARVRDWVLARSRKFGIHAGAENFIPTFGAIQGIDLTARILLNPGDEAWVEAPTFFNGLQAFRAAGAVIRSIPVDEQGLQVELLEAALKQAAERNEPIPKLLYCMPNYHNPTGVSLSLERRQRLAELAVAYNFLILEDDAYAELNISGETLPAIYSFAPEQVIYVSTFSKTLGPGLRLGWAIAAPEVISHMATLSLGSQLNPFTQEVVGELLQHYGFDEQVEKLTERYRTQRDTMIQALEREFAEHIAVQAPAGGFFVWVTFDEQVDVRQIAPAALAKGVSFVAGNAFFADGQGSHHLRLCFSFCIAEQIERGIKALAEAYFEALQGRAAQQAVPELQA, encoded by the coding sequence ATGGGAGATCAAGCAGCAGCGTATCGTTTTGCACGCAACTTGCCCGCACGATCGATTGGTGGAACGAAGGTGACTGATCCGCAGCATGTTCATTTGTCCTATGGTTTTCCAGCAACGGATTTGCTGCCGGTTGAGGAGCTGCAAGCAGCGGCGGAGAAAGCGCTGAAATGGGACAGGGCGGATGCGCTCCATTATTCGGGAGCGAAGGGACCAGCCCGCGTCAGGGATTGGGTGCTGGCACGTTCCCGCAAGTTCGGCATTCATGCCGGGGCGGAAAACTTTATTCCGACCTTTGGCGCCATTCAAGGCATTGATCTGACTGCGCGAATTTTGCTTAACCCGGGAGATGAGGCTTGGGTAGAAGCGCCAACCTTCTTTAATGGCCTGCAAGCTTTCCGTGCAGCGGGTGCCGTCATCAGGTCAATCCCCGTTGATGAGCAGGGGCTTCAGGTCGAGCTGCTGGAGGCGGCTTTGAAGCAGGCGGCTGAGCGCAATGAGCCGATACCGAAGCTGCTGTACTGCATGCCGAACTATCATAATCCGACGGGCGTCAGCCTGTCGCTTGAGCGCAGGCAAAGGCTTGCGGAGCTGGCGGTAGCCTACAATTTCCTCATCCTTGAGGATGATGCTTATGCCGAGCTGAATATTAGCGGCGAGACGCTTCCCGCGATCTATTCGTTTGCACCGGAGCAGGTCATCTACGTCAGTACGTTCTCGAAGACGCTGGGTCCTGGGCTGCGCCTCGGCTGGGCAATTGCCGCACCGGAGGTCATTTCGCATATGGCGACGCTGTCGCTGGGAAGCCAGCTCAATCCTTTTACCCAAGAGGTGGTCGGCGAATTGCTGCAGCATTATGGGTTCGATGAGCAGGTTGAAAAGCTGACCGAGCGGTATAGGACGCAGCGCGATACGATGATTCAAGCGCTCGAAAGGGAGTTTGCGGAGCATATTGCGGTGCAGGCGCCAGCTGGCGGATTTTTCGTCTGGGTGACGTTTGATGAGCAGGTAGATGTGAGGCAGATTGCGCCAGCTGCACTGGCGAAGGGTGTCAGCTTTGTGGCAGGAAATGCTTTTTTCGCCGATGGGCAGGGCTCGCATCATTTGCGGCTATGCTTCAGCTTCTGCATCGCGGAGCAGATCGAGCGCGGCATTAAGGCGTTGGCAGAAGCTTATTTTGAAGCTTTGCAAGGCCGAGCGGCGCAGCAAGCTGTTCCGGAGCTGCAAGCCTAG
- a CDS encoding response regulator transcription factor — translation MDKKILVVDDEASIVSAVAYAFRREGYLVETAGDGVEALEKVAVFQPHVIILDVMMPRMNGYEVCRKLENRHGVGIILLTVKNDIVDKVLGLELGADDYMTKPFDLRELVARAKALMRRTQKLAGREEESDVYELGSIRLHMQQRLITAGGAALELTPKEFDLAALLLSHPERVYTREELLDLVWDMEYAGGTRTVDIHIQRLRKKLGDSSQTLLQTVYGIGYKASKAGASIKTSEPGQSGEPS, via the coding sequence ATAGATAAAAAAATATTGGTCGTGGACGATGAAGCGAGTATCGTCAGCGCCGTTGCATACGCGTTCAGACGCGAGGGCTATTTGGTCGAGACGGCTGGCGATGGGGTAGAGGCGCTGGAGAAAGTCGCTGTTTTCCAGCCGCATGTCATTATTTTGGACGTTATGATGCCGCGCATGAACGGCTATGAAGTATGCCGGAAGCTGGAAAATCGTCATGGCGTCGGCATTATTTTGCTCACAGTCAAAAATGACATCGTCGACAAGGTGCTGGGTCTTGAGCTGGGAGCCGACGATTATATGACGAAGCCGTTTGATTTGCGTGAGCTTGTCGCCAGAGCGAAGGCGCTGATGCGGCGCACCCAGAAGCTGGCTGGACGTGAGGAGGAGTCAGATGTGTATGAGCTGGGCAGCATTCGCTTGCATATGCAGCAGCGGCTCATAACAGCTGGAGGTGCTGCGCTTGAGCTGACGCCGAAGGAATTCGATCTCGCAGCGCTGCTGCTGTCGCATCCCGAACGGGTGTATACCCGTGAGGAGCTGCTTGATCTGGTTTGGGATATGGAATACGCGGGCGGGACGCGCACGGTAGACATTCATATCCAGCGGCTGCGAAAAAAGCTTGGCGATTCAAGCCAGACGCTGCTCCAGACCGTCTATGGCATCGGCTACAAAGCTTCAAAGGCAGGAGCGTCGATAAAAACGAGTGAGCCGGGGCAATCCGGTGAGCCGTCATGA
- a CDS encoding SDR family NAD(P)-dependent oxidoreductase, with protein MANEQTKTGSGRLAGKAALITGAGSGIGRAAALLFAKEGANLALLDVNEDGLATVKVEAEAFGVTCATAVTDISSEEAIEAAYKIALDKLGQLDIVYANAGINGSMAPIELMKLEDWSKTININLNGTFLTVKHAIPALKEKGGSILITSSINGNRVFSNIGFSAYSSTKAAQVAFTQMAALELANYRIRVNAICPGSIKTNIDKSTKRSPYLEEVQIPVNFPEGDQPLEKGPGSPEQVAQLALFLGSDDSHHITGTTVYIDGAESLLHG; from the coding sequence ATGGCGAATGAACAAACGAAGACTGGCAGCGGCAGACTGGCGGGCAAAGCTGCCCTAATCACCGGAGCCGGCTCCGGTATCGGCCGTGCGGCGGCACTGCTGTTCGCCAAGGAAGGTGCCAATCTGGCACTGCTTGATGTGAATGAGGATGGGCTCGCTACAGTCAAGGTGGAGGCAGAAGCTTTCGGCGTCACCTGCGCAACAGCCGTGACCGATATTTCAAGCGAGGAAGCCATCGAAGCGGCTTATAAAATCGCGCTAGACAAGCTGGGCCAGCTCGACATCGTTTATGCCAATGCCGGCATTAACGGTTCCATGGCTCCCATTGAGCTAATGAAGCTGGAGGATTGGAGCAAGACGATTAACATTAACTTAAACGGCACGTTTCTGACCGTGAAGCATGCTATTCCAGCGCTCAAGGAAAAGGGCGGCAGCATTTTGATTACGAGCTCCATTAATGGCAACCGCGTCTTCTCGAATATCGGATTCAGCGCATACAGCAGCACGAAGGCGGCCCAGGTCGCATTCACACAGATGGCGGCGCTGGAGCTGGCCAATTACCGCATTCGCGTTAATGCCATTTGCCCCGGCTCGATTAAGACGAATATTGATAAAAGCACGAAACGCTCGCCCTATTTGGAGGAGGTGCAAATTCCGGTCAACTTCCCTGAAGGCGATCAGCCGCTGGAGAAAGGCCCTGGCTCGCCCGAGCAGGTCGCACAGCTTGCCCTGTTCCTCGGATCGGATGATTCGCATCATATTACGGGCACAACGGTTTACATTGACGGAGCGGAATCCTTGCTCCACGGCTAG
- a CDS encoding EamA family transporter has product MWLVLSLLAATSFGLRGILYHWTSQQALNRNALLCGVFFSGALITLVCTLATGSAFTVSSLIGVQMGLLSFGANASMFKGFAVGKASIVAILTALPSAIVVVVAFAVWGETLNMAQLSSFIIIIAGILLVRYSNDITRGNLQGAQWGLLAMLLFAGNDLSGKWSTLMDAPLFPTLVCMFSSGSICFGLWWLRDMRSMRFDALEAGQAAQEIAAGSAAMEVTPANAGITGVTSNGNVTQNANPTAAAEAKAGNSAGLVIKRSWSFRRTFSVGMAVGITNAVGMMFIVTAFDVGKAGLVSAVTALNVLIVLLYTRFVVKERFSKLETIGISAAFAGILLMRLYGS; this is encoded by the coding sequence ATGTGGCTTGTATTATCCTTGCTGGCGGCGACGAGCTTTGGGCTGCGGGGGATTTTGTATCATTGGACGAGCCAGCAGGCGCTTAATCGCAATGCGCTGCTGTGTGGAGTATTTTTCTCGGGAGCGCTGATTACACTTGTTTGTACGCTGGCAACAGGGTCGGCTTTCACCGTTTCATCGCTCATTGGGGTGCAGATGGGGCTGCTCTCTTTCGGGGCAAATGCGAGCATGTTCAAGGGCTTTGCCGTGGGCAAAGCTTCTATTGTTGCGATTTTGACTGCACTGCCTTCGGCGATTGTTGTCGTTGTCGCCTTCGCGGTATGGGGCGAGACGCTGAATATGGCGCAGCTAAGCTCCTTTATTATCATTATCGCGGGTATATTGCTGGTGCGTTATTCCAATGATATTACCCGTGGCAATTTGCAAGGAGCGCAATGGGGGCTGCTGGCGATGCTGCTGTTTGCCGGAAACGATCTGTCGGGAAAATGGTCGACGCTGATGGATGCGCCGTTGTTTCCGACGCTTGTCTGCATGTTCAGCAGCGGCTCGATCTGCTTCGGGCTTTGGTGGCTGCGCGATATGCGCTCGATGCGCTTTGATGCCCTGGAAGCAGGCCAAGCTGCGCAAGAAATAGCCGCTGGGTCCGCTGCAATGGAGGTTACTCCTGCAAATGCTGGTATCACGGGTGTTACTAGTAACGGGAATGTGACTCAAAACGCTAATCCAACCGCAGCTGCTGAAGCTAAAGCAGGCAATTCAGCAGGCTTGGTGATCAAAAGGAGCTGGAGCTTCCGCCGCACGTTTTCCGTCGGGATGGCGGTCGGCATTACCAATGCGGTTGGCATGATGTTTATTGTGACGGCTTTTGATGTGGGGAAGGCGGGACTGGTGTCGGCGGTAACGGCGCTTAATGTACTGATTGTGCTGCTGTATACACGCTTTGTCGTCAAGGAGCGTTTCTCCAAATTGGAGACGATCGGGATATCTGCTGCCTTTGCAGGCATTCTGCTTATGCGTTTGTATGGTTCATAA
- a CDS encoding HAMP domain-containing sensor histidine kinase, with the protein MRISLKLRMSIVLVVLLALTVSVLSMMVQSGIERDQQERTEKLLAKQSEVAAQYVRQSFATSEPQLARESFMPLRGQRLALYISMISGMQTTLYDTQGKEAGSSIPVGGEKGANLSDTLQYALNGKIAYQTAGDSLIYFAPLQGEDGLLGVVSFHYSLKNDHQFAQTIRELFQTAGIIAVVAGAVMGYGYFYRLAAVISRLRSAAGSIREGRYLRQNPVRRRDELGDLSQDIFFMSSAIERHIEEMKEEQRKLTLAIHKLQQLEQQQKQFIGNISHEFKTPLTSIRAYVDLLDMYRDDPKLIDEAIQSMGKESGRLYDMVEKVLHLAALEKYEFEQQAEVLKLDELLLDLCTRMQGKAAKFDLMLHTQLEPAVIWADRESLMQIFINLIDNAIKYNRPGGQIEVALHVDGNRANVVVRDTGIGIPAEAHDKIFEPFYTVNRDRSRISGGTGLGLSLVKQLAEAQQGELVLVRSSEDGTTFKVYFPLYIG; encoded by the coding sequence ATGAGAATCAGCTTGAAGCTGCGGATGAGCATTGTGCTGGTCGTGCTGCTGGCGCTCACCGTGAGCGTACTGAGCATGATGGTGCAAAGCGGAATCGAGCGCGATCAGCAGGAGCGAACCGAGAAGCTGCTGGCCAAGCAGAGCGAGGTAGCGGCACAATACGTTCGCCAAAGCTTCGCTACTAGCGAACCGCAGCTTGCGCGCGAATCCTTTATGCCGTTAAGAGGGCAGCGGCTCGCTCTCTATATCTCTATGATCAGCGGCATGCAGACGACGCTCTATGACACGCAGGGCAAAGAAGCCGGCAGCTCCATTCCCGTTGGCGGAGAAAAAGGAGCAAATTTGTCCGATACGCTGCAATACGCCCTTAACGGCAAAATCGCCTATCAAACGGCGGGAGATTCCTTGATTTATTTTGCACCTTTGCAGGGCGAGGACGGATTGCTTGGCGTTGTCAGCTTCCATTACTCGTTGAAAAATGACCATCAGTTCGCCCAGACGATCCGCGAGCTGTTTCAAACTGCGGGCATTATTGCCGTGGTGGCAGGGGCGGTCATGGGCTATGGGTATTTTTATAGGCTTGCCGCTGTCATTTCCCGGCTGAGAAGTGCAGCAGGCAGCATTCGCGAAGGGCGGTATTTGCGGCAAAATCCCGTTCGCAGGCGCGATGAGCTGGGCGACTTAAGCCAGGATATTTTTTTCATGAGCAGCGCCATTGAACGCCATATTGAGGAAATGAAGGAGGAGCAGCGCAAGCTTACGCTCGCCATCCATAAGCTGCAGCAATTGGAGCAGCAGCAGAAGCAATTCATCGGCAATATCAGCCACGAGTTCAAGACGCCGCTCACGTCGATTCGAGCGTATGTGGATTTGCTGGATATGTACCGCGATGATCCGAAGCTCATAGATGAGGCCATTCAAAGCATGGGAAAGGAATCCGGGCGGCTGTACGATATGGTTGAGAAGGTGCTGCATTTGGCGGCGCTGGAAAAGTATGAATTTGAGCAGCAGGCAGAGGTGCTGAAGCTCGATGAGCTGCTGCTGGATTTGTGCACGCGCATGCAGGGCAAGGCGGCAAAATTTGATTTGATGCTGCATACGCAGCTGGAGCCTGCTGTTATCTGGGCGGATCGGGAGAGCCTGATGCAAATATTCATCAACTTAATTGATAATGCCATTAAATATAATCGTCCTGGCGGACAGATTGAGGTTGCGCTGCATGTGGACGGAAATCGGGCCAATGTGGTGGTGCGGGATACGGGCATCGGCATTCCGGCGGAAGCGCATGACAAAATTTTCGAGCCCTTCTATACGGTCAACCGCGACCGCTCCCGTATTTCGGGAGGAACAGGGCTCGGCCTATCGCTCGTTAAGCAGCTTGCTGAGGCGCAGCAGGGTGAGCTTGTGCTAGTCAGGTCGAGCGAGGATGGAACGACGTTCAAGGTCTATTTTCCGCTATATATCGGTTAG
- a CDS encoding YwqG family protein — protein sequence MSNHLNEQLSHALEQLLNEHHLAPAAEKLLPQARSTVKLSAIEPDLYEKIGNSRVGGYPDLPQAMEWPADASGKLMTPLVQLNLADIAPASRQGWLPETGMLYFFCGMDEGAANIEHRIIFVEYPEQLALRHPETATILEDVYETSFQPYKAAAVSAVELPNMPYVDYEVIDFEEGSTDRYFELAAEMQGDRITNWGTMFGYPAGQHHDAELEAALFILADKTAEYDSEKAMKHLADMLGKSRERAEAEIEDMIMLLEIDSNERVGFQWHNAGVIHFFIRKEDLLARNFSRTYCSLYSS from the coding sequence ATGTCCAATCACCTTAACGAACAGCTGTCACACGCGCTGGAGCAGCTGCTGAACGAGCATCATCTTGCTCCCGCTGCCGAAAAATTGCTCCCGCAAGCCCGCAGCACAGTGAAGCTGTCTGCAATAGAGCCTGATTTATATGAAAAGATCGGCAACTCCCGCGTCGGCGGTTATCCGGATCTTCCGCAGGCGATGGAATGGCCAGCGGATGCGTCCGGCAAGCTGATGACCCCGCTCGTCCAACTGAATTTGGCGGACATAGCGCCTGCAAGCAGGCAGGGCTGGCTGCCGGAAACCGGGATGCTGTATTTCTTTTGCGGCATGGACGAAGGTGCTGCGAACATCGAGCATCGCATTATTTTTGTTGAGTACCCTGAGCAGCTTGCTTTACGGCATCCCGAGACAGCAACGATTCTTGAGGATGTATATGAAACGTCGTTTCAACCTTACAAAGCCGCAGCCGTTTCAGCGGTAGAGCTGCCGAACATGCCTTATGTGGATTATGAGGTCATTGATTTTGAGGAAGGCTCGACCGACCGCTATTTTGAGCTTGCCGCCGAGATGCAGGGGGATCGCATAACCAATTGGGGAACGATGTTCGGCTATCCGGCCGGGCAGCATCATGACGCCGAGTTGGAAGCGGCGCTATTCATTTTGGCGGATAAGACGGCCGAATATGACAGCGAGAAGGCGATGAAGCATTTGGCGGACATGCTTGGCAAAAGCCGAGAGCGTGCCGAGGCGGAAATCGAGGATATGATTATGCTGCTGGAAATTGACAGCAATGAACGGGTCGGCTTTCAGTGGCACAATGCTGGCGTCATTCATTTTTTCATAAGAAAAGAAGACCTGCTGGCCCGCAATTTCAGCCGCACCTACTGCTCGCTGTATTCCAGCTAA
- a CDS encoding iron-containing alcohol dehydrogenase: MKDFELYNPTKLVFGAGKVQQLGELVKPYGTQVLLVYGGGSIKRSGLYDEVISQLNSIGATVHELPGVEPNPRLTTINKGIDICRSEKIEFVLAVGGGSVLDASKAIAAGALYDGDVWDFTIRKAVIQEALPIGTVLTLAATGSEMNGNAVISNWETQQKRGLGSKFVYPKFSILDPKLTYSVPKDQTANGIVDIMSHVFEQYFSLTTDTPLQERFAESILQTVIENGEKAIENGSDYDARANLLLAGTFALNGTLPIGVVTDWASHGIEHEVSAIYDIAHGAGLAIIFPNWMKHVYQERIDRFVQYAVRVWGIDPNGKSDEEVALAGIEATRAYFTRIGAPATLGELGINGENIDRMAAEATVFGPIGSFKSLDKEAVKSILTASL, from the coding sequence ATGAAAGATTTTGAATTGTACAACCCTACCAAGCTCGTTTTCGGAGCAGGGAAGGTACAGCAGCTTGGAGAGCTGGTCAAGCCATACGGGACGCAAGTTCTACTCGTATACGGCGGCGGAAGCATCAAGCGTTCGGGGCTTTATGACGAAGTGATTTCCCAATTAAATAGCATTGGCGCAACCGTTCATGAACTGCCTGGCGTAGAGCCGAATCCGCGTCTGACGACGATTAATAAAGGCATCGACATTTGCCGTAGTGAAAAAATCGAATTTGTGCTCGCCGTTGGCGGCGGCAGCGTGCTGGATGCTTCCAAGGCGATTGCAGCTGGGGCGCTCTATGATGGCGACGTATGGGATTTCACGATCCGCAAAGCGGTCATCCAAGAGGCCTTGCCTATCGGCACCGTGCTGACGCTTGCTGCTACTGGCTCGGAAATGAACGGCAACGCGGTTATTTCCAACTGGGAAACACAGCAAAAACGCGGTCTTGGCAGCAAGTTTGTCTATCCGAAGTTTTCGATTCTTGATCCGAAGCTGACGTATTCCGTACCGAAGGATCAGACAGCAAACGGCATCGTCGACATTATGTCTCATGTGTTCGAGCAATATTTTTCCCTGACGACCGATACGCCGCTGCAGGAGCGCTTCGCTGAATCGATTTTGCAAACCGTTATTGAAAACGGTGAAAAAGCAATCGAAAATGGCTCTGACTATGACGCCAGAGCGAACTTGCTGCTTGCCGGCACCTTTGCGCTTAACGGCACGCTGCCGATTGGCGTTGTGACGGACTGGGCGTCGCATGGCATTGAGCATGAGGTAAGTGCGATTTATGATATCGCCCATGGCGCAGGACTTGCGATCATCTTCCCGAACTGGATGAAGCATGTGTATCAAGAGCGTATCGACCGCTTCGTGCAATACGCAGTACGGGTATGGGGCATCGACCCGAACGGCAAATCCGATGAGGAAGTGGCGCTTGCAGGTATTGAAGCGACACGCGCCTACTTTACGCGCATTGGTGCGCCTGCAACACTCGGCGAGCTGGGCATTAACGGCGAGAACATCGACCGGATGGCGGCGGAAGCGACCGTATTCGGCCCAATCGGCTCCTTCAAGAGCCTAGACAAGGAAGCAGTCAAGAGCATCTTGACGGCGAGCCTGTAA
- a CDS encoding L-lactate dehydrogenase, whose protein sequence is MANKARKVAIVGVGQVGSSCAYALINQSICDELLLIDRTFDRAYAQALDLSHSMDFVHGRTKVAAGTLEQCGDVDVILLCAGAYPVGSDDRLAVLHTVREIYETMIPRIMNSGFSGIFVAAANPVDIVTYVVWELSGMPRCQVIGTGTSIDSSRLKTLLCEHFPVDARSVQGYVLGEHGESQFPAWSHVTVGGKPLLHILAQHPERFGNVKLGALAEQTRNAGWEIYTRKGSTSFGIGNALAHITRSILSDEHRIIAVSAILNGEYGQRHVCAGVPAIIARCGVKEIVELKLTTREQRLMERSCSIIRQAIESLSLVTEKE, encoded by the coding sequence ATGGCAAACAAAGCGCGCAAGGTCGCCATTGTAGGAGTCGGTCAGGTCGGTTCTAGCTGCGCGTATGCCTTAATTAACCAGTCGATTTGCGATGAGCTGCTGCTCATTGACCGCACGTTCGACCGGGCCTACGCACAGGCGCTCGATTTATCTCACAGCATGGATTTTGTCCATGGGCGGACGAAGGTTGCTGCTGGAACGCTGGAGCAGTGCGGAGATGTGGATGTGATTCTTTTATGTGCAGGGGCGTATCCAGTGGGCAGCGATGATCGGCTGGCTGTGCTGCATACGGTGCGCGAAATTTATGAAACGATGATTCCGCGCATTATGAACAGCGGGTTCAGCGGAATTTTTGTAGCGGCCGCCAATCCTGTGGATATTGTGACGTATGTCGTGTGGGAGCTGTCCGGCATGCCGCGCTGCCAAGTGATTGGCACCGGAACGTCCATCGATTCCTCGCGGCTCAAGACGCTGCTCTGCGAGCATTTTCCCGTTGATGCTCGCAGCGTGCAGGGCTATGTGCTTGGGGAGCATGGCGAGTCACAGTTTCCCGCTTGGTCGCATGTGACGGTTGGCGGCAAGCCGCTGCTGCATATTCTGGCTCAGCATCCCGAGCGCTTTGGAAATGTGAAGCTCGGAGCACTCGCTGAGCAGACCCGCAATGCCGGCTGGGAAATCTATACGCGCAAAGGCTCGACCAGCTTTGGCATCGGTAATGCGCTGGCGCATATTACCCGCTCCATTCTAAGCGACGAACATCGCATTATTGCCGTGTCCGCCATATTAAACGGCGAATATGGCCAGCGGCATGTATGTGCCGGCGTACCCGCCATTATCGCCCGCTGCGGGGTTAAGGAAATCGTCGAGCTCAAGCTGACGACGCGGGAGCAGCGGCTGATGGAGCGCTCATGCTCGATTATACGCCAGGCGATTGAGAGCCTGTCTCTCGTCACCGAGAAAGAATAG
- the argS gene encoding arginine--tRNA ligase, with product MMMLLMDKIALALANALALPEAEIRPLLEYPPNEELGDAAFPCFTLARTMKQSPANIAALLEPLLIDASWSVQAAGPYLNFKWNRELTAAQLIADWESGSLMQAAMGNGERVIIDMSSPNIAKPFGIGHLRSTMIGNALYHILRKVGYETVSVNHLGDWGTQFGKMITAYLKWGDEQQLAADPIKGYLELYVRFHEEAEQHPELEDEARGWFVKLEAGDAEAIRCWSQFIADSLKEFNKLYDRLGVSFDHFLGESFYNDKMDAVVQQLQEQQLLEESEGAQVVRLDEHELPPCLIRKSDGTSIYATRDLATAIYRYEEMKGSELLYVVGSEQSLHFRQLFLVLEKMGFAWAAACKHIPFGLMKLDGQKMSTRRGKVVFLEEVLDEAVQRALQKIEEKNPALAGKAAVAEAVGIGAVVFGDLKNTRMLAVDFVLEDVLNFEGETGPYVQYAYARTQRILAKAAGSDVAAAPQPADYEYVTGDYAWLLMKMLLRYTAALGDAAKRHEPSILARYLIQLAQAFNRFYHHDKVLAGDAGERIVKLKLVQIAADVLKEGLELLGLKTPKEI from the coding sequence ATGATGATGCTGTTAATGGACAAAATTGCGCTGGCTCTGGCTAATGCACTCGCTCTGCCCGAAGCAGAAATTCGGCCCTTGCTGGAATATCCGCCCAATGAGGAGCTTGGCGATGCTGCTTTCCCCTGCTTTACGTTAGCACGCACGATGAAACAAAGCCCTGCTAACATCGCTGCTTTGCTTGAGCCCCTGCTGATAGACGCGAGCTGGAGCGTTCAGGCTGCCGGCCCCTATTTGAATTTCAAATGGAATCGGGAGCTGACCGCAGCGCAGCTTATCGCAGATTGGGAAAGCGGAAGCCTTATGCAGGCAGCCATGGGGAATGGAGAGCGCGTCATTATCGACATGTCTTCACCCAATATTGCAAAGCCGTTCGGCATTGGGCATTTGCGCTCGACGATGATCGGCAATGCGCTGTATCACATTTTGCGCAAGGTTGGCTATGAGACGGTCAGCGTCAATCATCTGGGCGATTGGGGCACGCAGTTCGGCAAGATGATTACCGCCTATCTCAAATGGGGCGACGAGCAGCAGCTTGCAGCCGATCCCATTAAAGGATATTTGGAGCTGTATGTGCGTTTCCATGAGGAAGCTGAGCAGCACCCCGAGCTGGAGGATGAGGCGCGCGGCTGGTTCGTCAAGCTGGAAGCTGGCGATGCTGAAGCCATTCGCTGCTGGAGCCAGTTTATTGCTGACAGCCTGAAGGAGTTCAACAAGCTGTATGACCGGCTCGGCGTGAGCTTTGACCATTTTCTCGGCGAAAGCTTCTATAACGATAAAATGGATGCCGTCGTGCAGCAGCTTCAGGAGCAACAGCTGCTGGAGGAAAGTGAAGGCGCACAGGTCGTCCGGCTGGATGAGCATGAGCTGCCGCCTTGCCTCATTCGCAAATCCGATGGCACCTCCATCTATGCAACACGTGACCTAGCGACCGCGATATATCGCTATGAAGAGATGAAGGGCAGCGAGCTGCTGTATGTCGTCGGCTCGGAGCAATCGCTGCATTTTCGCCAGCTGTTTCTCGTGCTTGAGAAAATGGGCTTTGCGTGGGCAGCAGCCTGCAAGCATATTCCCTTCGGACTCATGAAGCTGGACGGGCAAAAAATGTCCACCCGCCGCGGCAAGGTCGTGTTTCTAGAAGAAGTGCTGGATGAAGCGGTGCAGCGAGCTTTGCAGAAAATAGAGGAAAAGAACCCTGCACTTGCGGGCAAGGCTGCGGTGGCCGAGGCGGTTGGCATTGGCGCCGTCGTATTCGGAGATCTCAAAAATACGAGAATGCTTGCGGTCGATTTTGTGCTGGAGGATGTACTGAATTTTGAAGGGGAGACGGGCCCATACGTGCAATATGCTTACGCCAGAACGCAGCGGATATTGGCAAAAGCAGCCGGCAGCGATGTGGCTGCTGCCCCTCAGCCTGCCGATTATGAGTATGTTACAGGCGATTATGCCTGGCTGCTGATGAAGATGCTTTTGCGCTACACTGCCGCCCTGGGTGACGCTGCCAAGCGGCATGAGCCGTCCATTCTCGCCAGGTATTTGATCCAGCTCGCGCAGGCGTTCAATCGTTTTTACCATCATGACAAGGTACTTGCCGGGGACGCTGGCGAGCGGATCGTTAAGCTTAAGCTGGTGCAGATTGCTGCCGATGTGCTTAAGGAAGGCTTAGAGCTGCTCGGCTTGAAAACGCCGAAGGAAATTTAG